Proteins found in one Oryza glaberrima chromosome 4, OglaRS2, whole genome shotgun sequence genomic segment:
- the LOC127772321 gene encoding DNA mismatch repair protein MSH3 isoform X2 translates to MGKPKQQVLSRFFSPKPRPSAPATADDPPPPPRPPAEPPVAAVVSFSPAKRARALSVSPKTTAKRAKPSPPPSDYVRRRLLEPPRPPLPAALNPSGKGYTPLEQQVVDLKARHPDVLLMVEVGYRFRFFGEDAAVAASVLGIIAHPDHSFLTASIPTFRLGFHVRRLVAAGHKVGVVRQTETAAIKAAHGGGAAGTPFARGLSAVYTRATIEAAAGELEGGGAPDEGSRYLVCVVDKEVDAMGTEGFEVKIGVVAIEVSTGEVVHGEFMDGVSRNGLEAVLLGLAPVEVILGTPISFATEKLMVAYAGPTSNVRVERTSRLCFSEGGALAELLSLFEKSGVDAPTVENGRHLMEMNEENNNPRGIEGIMAMPELVIHALALSVRYLKGFGMDRIICFGSSFQPFTANTEMSLSANTLQQLEVLKNHSDGSLDGSLFQTMNNTCTAFGSRLFRHWLTHPLCDRNQICTRHDAVSEISESIGSQQYSTNNLQDEEDMSCSSSVRSDLSTILSSVLRMLAGTLDIQRGITRIFHCKATAKEFVGVVQAILTAGKQLQKLVLEDTDTMSSQHRTVHSPLLRRLINTASSCTVLANAATLVSCLNKDAADQGDMLNLFIASVDQFPEVAEGHATVEMAKQKLELLITEYRKQLGVRNLEFKTVAGTTHLIELPVDRKVPSSWMKVNSTKKTIRYHTPEVSKNLENLLLAKEKLAVICRTTWNNFLMDFGRYYAQFQATVKSLATLDCLYSLATLAKQNKYVRPNFVRENEASQIHIKDGRHPVLESLLGVNFVPNDTELHANGEYCQIVTGPNMGGKSCYIRQVALITLMAQVGSFVPASSATLHVVDGIYTRMGASDSIQHGTSTFYEELSEASNILHNCSSRSLVIIDELGRGTSTHDGVAIAYATLHYLLKEKKCMQHGNCWK, encoded by the exons atgggCAAGCCGAAGCAGCAAGTGCTCTCCCGCTTCTTCTCCCCCAAGCCGCGGCCCtccgcccccgccaccgccgacgatccgccgcctccgcctagACCTCCCGCCgagccgcccgtcgccgccgtcgtctccttctcGCCCGCCaagcgcgcgcgcgccctctCCGTCTCCCCCAAAACCACCGCCAAAAGGGCCaagccctcccctcccccttccgaCTACGTTCGCCGCAGGCTGCTCGAACCGCCCCGGCCGCCCCTGCCCGCCGCTTTGAACCCTAGCGGCAAAGGCTACACCCCGCTGGAGCAGCAGGTGGTCGACCTCAAGGCGCGCCACCCCGACGTCCTCCTCATGGTCGAGGTCGGTTACCGCTTCCGCTTCTTcggcgaggacgccgccgtcgccgcctccgtgcTCGGCATCATCGCCCACCCCGACCACAGCTTCCTCACCGCCAGCATCCCTACCTTCCGCTTGGGCTTCCAcgtccgccgcctcgtcgccgcgggGCACAAGGTTGGCGTCGTCCGCCAGACCGAGACGGCGGCGATCaaggcggcgcacggcggggGCGCGGCCGGCACGCCCTTCGCGCGCGGGCTCTCGGCGGTGTACACGCGCGCCACGATCGAGGCCGCGGCCGGGGAgctggagggcggcggcgcgcccgaCGAGGGGAGCAGGTACCTCGTGTGCGTGGTGGACAAGGAGGTGGACGCCATGGGGACGGAGGGGTTCGAGGTGAAGATCGGGGTGGTGGCCATCGAGGTTTCGACCGGTGAGGTTGTGCACGGCGAGTTCATGGACGGAGTCTCGAGGAATGGGCTTGAGGCCGTGCTGCTTGGCTTGGCGCCCGTTGAGGTCATCCTCGGGACTCCAATATCCTTTGCCACGGAAAAG CTGATGGTGGCATATGCCGGGCCTACCTCTAATGTCCGGGTTGAGCGCACCTCGCGTCTTTGTTTTAGTGAGGGTGGTGCTTTAGCTGAACTGCTCTCTTTGTTTGAGAAGTCCGGGGTTGATGCTCCAACTGTTGAGAATGGCAGACATTTGATGGAGATGAACGAGGAGAACAATAATCCTCGTGGGATTGAG GGTATCATGGCTATGCCAGAACTAGTTATCCATGCACTGGCCTTGAGTGTTCGCTATCTCAAGGGTTTTGGTATGGACAGGATAATCTGCTTTGGTTCTTCATTTCAGCCATTTACAGCTAACACTGAAATGTCTCTGTCAGCAAATACTCTTCAACAACTTGAG GTATTGAAGAACCACTCAGATGGTTCATTGGATGGATCGTTGTTCCAAACTATGAACAACACATGTACAGCTTTTGGATCCAGATTGTTTAGACACTGG CTGACTCACCCTTTATGTGATAGAAATCAAATATGTACTCGTCATGACGCGGTCTCTGAGATCTCTGAATCAATTGGATCACAACAATATTCAACTAACAATCTCCAGGATGAAGAGGACATGTCTTGCTCATCTTCTGTGAGAAGTGATCTGAGCACCATTCTTTCATCCGTTTTGAGAATGCTGGCAGGAACTCTTGATATACAAAGAGGAATAACAAGGATTTTCCACTGCAAAGCCACAGCGAAAGAG TTTGTTGGGGTCGTCCAAGCTATCCTGACGGCTGGAAAGCAACTGCAGAAGCTTGTTCTTGAGGATACAGACACCATGTCTTCTCAGCATAGAACTGTGCACTCTCCTTTGTTGAGAAGGCTAATAAATACGGCTTCATCATGTACTGTCCTGGCTAATGCTGCGACACTTGTGTCTTGTCTTAACAAAGATGCTGCTGATCAAGGAGATATGCTAAACTTATTCATTGCATCTGTTGATCAGTTCCCAGAG gttGCAGAGGGTCATGCAACTGTTGAAATGGCCAAGCAGAAATTGGAGCTGTTAATTACTGAGTATCGAAAGCAGCTTGGTGTGCGCAACTTGGAGTTTAAAACAGTAGCTGGGACAACTCATTTGATTGAA CTACCGGTGGATAGAAAGGTACCTTCAAGTTGGATGAAAGTAAACAGCACCAAGAAAACAATTAGATACCACACTCCGGAAGTCTCGAAAAACTTGGAGAATTTATTGCTGGCTAAGGAAAAGCTAGCAGTTATCTGCAGGACAACATGGAATAACTTCCTCATGGATTTCGGCAGATACTATGCGCAGTTTCAAGCAACTGTTAAATCTCTTGCCACTCTGGACTGCTTATACTCGCTTGCCACTCTCGCAAAACAAAAT AAATATGTACGACCAAATTTTGTTCGTGAGAATGAAGCAAGTCAGATTCACATCAAAGATGGCCGCCATCCG GTTCTGGAGTCCCTACTTGGAGTCAATTTTGTTCCAAATGATACTGAGCTTCATGCAAATGGTGAGTACTGCCAGATTGTTACAGGACCAAACATGGGAGGAAAGAGTTGCTATATTCGTCAAGTTGCTCTAATTACATTGATGGCCCAG GTTGGTTCCTTCGTACCAGCTTCATCAGCAACATTGCATGTTGTTGATGGAATTTATACTCGAATGGGCGCGTCCGATAGTATTCAGCATGGAACAAGTACCTTTTATGAGGAGTTGAGTGAAGCTTCCAACATATTGCATAACTGCTCATCTCGGTCACTAGTTATCATCGATGAGCTTGGTCGTGGTACAAGCACACATGATGGTGTTGCTATAGCTTATGCTACATTACACTATCTTCTGAAAGAGAAGAAATGCATG CAACACGGAAACTGTTGGAAGTAG
- the LOC127772321 gene encoding DNA mismatch repair protein MSH3 isoform X1: protein MGKPKQQVLSRFFSPKPRPSAPATADDPPPPPRPPAEPPVAAVVSFSPAKRARALSVSPKTTAKRAKPSPPPSDYVRRRLLEPPRPPLPAALNPSGKGYTPLEQQVVDLKARHPDVLLMVEVGYRFRFFGEDAAVAASVLGIIAHPDHSFLTASIPTFRLGFHVRRLVAAGHKVGVVRQTETAAIKAAHGGGAAGTPFARGLSAVYTRATIEAAAGELEGGGAPDEGSRYLVCVVDKEVDAMGTEGFEVKIGVVAIEVSTGEVVHGEFMDGVSRNGLEAVLLGLAPVEVILGTPISFATEKLMVAYAGPTSNVRVERTSRLCFSEGGALAELLSLFEKSGVDAPTVENGRHLMEMNEENNNPRGIEGIMAMPELVIHALALSVRYLKGFGMDRIICFGSSFQPFTANTEMSLSANTLQQLEVLKNHSDGSLDGSLFQTMNNTCTAFGSRLFRHWLTHPLCDRNQICTRHDAVSEISESIGSQQYSTNNLQDEEDMSCSSSVRSDLSTILSSVLRMLAGTLDIQRGITRIFHCKATAKEFVGVVQAILTAGKQLQKLVLEDTDTMSSQHRTVHSPLLRRLINTASSCTVLANAATLVSCLNKDAADQGDMLNLFIASVDQFPEVAEGHATVEMAKQKLELLITEYRKQLGVRNLEFKTVAGTTHLIELPVDRKVPSSWMKVNSTKKTIRYHTPEVSKNLENLLLAKEKLAVICRTTWNNFLMDFGRYYAQFQATVKSLATLDCLYSLATLAKQNKYVRPNFVRENEASQIHIKDGRHPVLESLLGVNFVPNDTELHANGEYCQIVTGPNMGGKSCYIRQVALITLMAQVGSFVPASSATLHVVDGIYTRMGASDSIQHGTSTFYEELSEASNILHNCSSRSLVIIDELGRGTSTHDGVAIAYATLHYLLKEKKCMVIFVTHYPKILNILREFEGSVGAYHVSYLATRKLLEVADRQMVINNTETKDLGEITFLYKLVAGASDRSFGLNVALLAQLPSSCIERASVMAAKLQQELSEREKNKFCRLMDVPRESSPKELCAQPYQGLAEACHRILFTVTSAQSNDELTDTLSSLREAREIALKAIKGW from the exons atgggCAAGCCGAAGCAGCAAGTGCTCTCCCGCTTCTTCTCCCCCAAGCCGCGGCCCtccgcccccgccaccgccgacgatccgccgcctccgcctagACCTCCCGCCgagccgcccgtcgccgccgtcgtctccttctcGCCCGCCaagcgcgcgcgcgccctctCCGTCTCCCCCAAAACCACCGCCAAAAGGGCCaagccctcccctcccccttccgaCTACGTTCGCCGCAGGCTGCTCGAACCGCCCCGGCCGCCCCTGCCCGCCGCTTTGAACCCTAGCGGCAAAGGCTACACCCCGCTGGAGCAGCAGGTGGTCGACCTCAAGGCGCGCCACCCCGACGTCCTCCTCATGGTCGAGGTCGGTTACCGCTTCCGCTTCTTcggcgaggacgccgccgtcgccgcctccgtgcTCGGCATCATCGCCCACCCCGACCACAGCTTCCTCACCGCCAGCATCCCTACCTTCCGCTTGGGCTTCCAcgtccgccgcctcgtcgccgcgggGCACAAGGTTGGCGTCGTCCGCCAGACCGAGACGGCGGCGATCaaggcggcgcacggcggggGCGCGGCCGGCACGCCCTTCGCGCGCGGGCTCTCGGCGGTGTACACGCGCGCCACGATCGAGGCCGCGGCCGGGGAgctggagggcggcggcgcgcccgaCGAGGGGAGCAGGTACCTCGTGTGCGTGGTGGACAAGGAGGTGGACGCCATGGGGACGGAGGGGTTCGAGGTGAAGATCGGGGTGGTGGCCATCGAGGTTTCGACCGGTGAGGTTGTGCACGGCGAGTTCATGGACGGAGTCTCGAGGAATGGGCTTGAGGCCGTGCTGCTTGGCTTGGCGCCCGTTGAGGTCATCCTCGGGACTCCAATATCCTTTGCCACGGAAAAG CTGATGGTGGCATATGCCGGGCCTACCTCTAATGTCCGGGTTGAGCGCACCTCGCGTCTTTGTTTTAGTGAGGGTGGTGCTTTAGCTGAACTGCTCTCTTTGTTTGAGAAGTCCGGGGTTGATGCTCCAACTGTTGAGAATGGCAGACATTTGATGGAGATGAACGAGGAGAACAATAATCCTCGTGGGATTGAG GGTATCATGGCTATGCCAGAACTAGTTATCCATGCACTGGCCTTGAGTGTTCGCTATCTCAAGGGTTTTGGTATGGACAGGATAATCTGCTTTGGTTCTTCATTTCAGCCATTTACAGCTAACACTGAAATGTCTCTGTCAGCAAATACTCTTCAACAACTTGAG GTATTGAAGAACCACTCAGATGGTTCATTGGATGGATCGTTGTTCCAAACTATGAACAACACATGTACAGCTTTTGGATCCAGATTGTTTAGACACTGG CTGACTCACCCTTTATGTGATAGAAATCAAATATGTACTCGTCATGACGCGGTCTCTGAGATCTCTGAATCAATTGGATCACAACAATATTCAACTAACAATCTCCAGGATGAAGAGGACATGTCTTGCTCATCTTCTGTGAGAAGTGATCTGAGCACCATTCTTTCATCCGTTTTGAGAATGCTGGCAGGAACTCTTGATATACAAAGAGGAATAACAAGGATTTTCCACTGCAAAGCCACAGCGAAAGAG TTTGTTGGGGTCGTCCAAGCTATCCTGACGGCTGGAAAGCAACTGCAGAAGCTTGTTCTTGAGGATACAGACACCATGTCTTCTCAGCATAGAACTGTGCACTCTCCTTTGTTGAGAAGGCTAATAAATACGGCTTCATCATGTACTGTCCTGGCTAATGCTGCGACACTTGTGTCTTGTCTTAACAAAGATGCTGCTGATCAAGGAGATATGCTAAACTTATTCATTGCATCTGTTGATCAGTTCCCAGAG gttGCAGAGGGTCATGCAACTGTTGAAATGGCCAAGCAGAAATTGGAGCTGTTAATTACTGAGTATCGAAAGCAGCTTGGTGTGCGCAACTTGGAGTTTAAAACAGTAGCTGGGACAACTCATTTGATTGAA CTACCGGTGGATAGAAAGGTACCTTCAAGTTGGATGAAAGTAAACAGCACCAAGAAAACAATTAGATACCACACTCCGGAAGTCTCGAAAAACTTGGAGAATTTATTGCTGGCTAAGGAAAAGCTAGCAGTTATCTGCAGGACAACATGGAATAACTTCCTCATGGATTTCGGCAGATACTATGCGCAGTTTCAAGCAACTGTTAAATCTCTTGCCACTCTGGACTGCTTATACTCGCTTGCCACTCTCGCAAAACAAAAT AAATATGTACGACCAAATTTTGTTCGTGAGAATGAAGCAAGTCAGATTCACATCAAAGATGGCCGCCATCCG GTTCTGGAGTCCCTACTTGGAGTCAATTTTGTTCCAAATGATACTGAGCTTCATGCAAATGGTGAGTACTGCCAGATTGTTACAGGACCAAACATGGGAGGAAAGAGTTGCTATATTCGTCAAGTTGCTCTAATTACATTGATGGCCCAG GTTGGTTCCTTCGTACCAGCTTCATCAGCAACATTGCATGTTGTTGATGGAATTTATACTCGAATGGGCGCGTCCGATAGTATTCAGCATGGAACAAGTACCTTTTATGAGGAGTTGAGTGAAGCTTCCAACATATTGCATAACTGCTCATCTCGGTCACTAGTTATCATCGATGAGCTTGGTCGTGGTACAAGCACACATGATGGTGTTGCTATAGCTTATGCTACATTACACTATCTTCTGAAAGAGAAGAAATGCATGGTAATTTTTGTCACTCATTATCCAAAGATTCTTAATATTCTGAGAGAATTTGAAGGTTCTGTCGGTGCATACCATGTCTCATATCTAGCAACACGGAAACTGTTGGAAGTAGCTGATAGACAGATGGTGATTAACAACACAGAGACAAAGGATCTTGGTGAAATCACTTTCTTATATAAACTTGTTGCTGGAGCTTCAGACAGAAGCTTCGGTCTTAATGTTGCGCTGCTTGCACAG CTTCCATCTAGCTGTATTGAGCGCGCTTCAGTCATGGCAGCCAAACTTCAACAGGAGTTAAGTGAGCGTGAGAAAAATAAGTTTTGTAGGCTAATGGACGTTCCACGGGAAAGCTCTCCGAAAGAGCTTTGTGCACAGCCTTATCAAGGGCTGGCTGAAGCATGCCACAGGATACTATTTACCGTTACATCTGCTCAAAGTAATGACGAGTTAACGGATACACTATCTTCTTTAAGGGAAGCCAGGGAAATTGCCTTGAAGGCAATAAAAGGCTGGTGA
- the LOC127772313 gene encoding pre-mRNA cleavage factor Im 25 kDa subunit 2, which translates to MVSSSSPVVNVYPLANYTFGTKEPKMEKDTSVADRLARMKVNYMKEGMRTSVEAILLVQEHNHPHILLLQIGNTFCKLPGGRLKPGENEIEGLKRKLCSKLAVNSPSFPPNWQVGECVAVWWRPNFETVMYPYCPPHITKPKECKKLFIVHLSEREYFAVPRNLKLLAVPLFELYDNVQRYGPVISTIPQQLSRFQFNMVSS; encoded by the exons ATGGTGAGCTCTTCGTCGCCGGTGGTGAACGTGTACCCGCTCGCCAACTACACGTTCGGCACCAAGGAGCCCAAGATGGAGAAGGACAcctccgtcgccgaccgcctcgcCCGCATGAAGGTCAA CTACATGAAAGAAGGAATGCGGACCAGTGTTGAAGCAATCCTATTG GTGCAAGAACACAACCATCCCCACATACTGCTGTTGCAAATTGGTAATACATTTTGCAAGCTTCCTGGTGGACGTTTGAAGCCTGGAGAAAATG AAATTGAGGGTCTGAAAAGAAAGTTATGCAGTAAGCTTGCAGTGAACTCGCCTTCCTTTCCACCTAACTGGCAG GTTGGAGAGTGTGTTGCTGTATGGTGGAGGCCAAACTTTGAGACTGTGATGTATCCTTACTGCCCTCCACATATAACCAAGCCCAAG GAGTGCAAGAAGCTTTTCATTGTTCACCTATCTGAAAGAGAGTATTTTGCTGTTCCGAGGAACCTGAAGCTGCTTGCTGTTCCACTGTTTGAACTCTATGACAACGTTCAG CGATATGGGCCAGTCATTTCCACCATTCCGCAGCAGCTGTCTAGGTTCCAGTTCAACATGGTTAGCTCGTGA